GCTGCCTGCACTAATAGGTTTTCAAGCCCTATAATAAGCCTAAACAGGCCCAGTGAGTCATTGATTACAGAACACAGTACACTCCATCAACTTGATTACATTATGCAAGACGTCGTTGCTCCACCTTACCCTTCTCCTAACCtccttttttgtgtcttttttcttCTGCAGGGAGCTGATGCCCAAGACCCTGGAGGGCCAGATCACCATGGAGAAAACCCCCAGCTACTTTGTGACCAGAGAGGCTCCAGCCAGGATATCCGCCATGTCCCGGGACACCAAGCTGATCGTGGTGGTGAGGGACCCCGTCACCAGGGCCATTTCGGACTACACGCAGACGCTGTCCAAGAAGCCCGACATTCCCTCGTTCGAGAGCCTCACCTTCAAAAACAGGACTACGGGGCTCATCGACACCTCGTGGAGCGCCATCCAGATCGGCATCTACGCCAAGCACCTGGACAACTGGCTGCAGTACTTCCCCATGGAGCAGATCCTGTTCGTGAGCGGCGAGCGGCTGATCAGCGACCCGGCCGGAGAGCTGGGCCGCGTGCAGGACTTCCTGGGGCTCAAGAGGATCATCACAGACAAACACTTTTACTTCAACCAGACCAAGGGTTTCCCGTGCCTCAAGAAGGCCGAGGGCAGCAGCAAGCCCCACTGCCTGGGCAAAACCAAAGGGAGGACCCATCCCAACATTGACCCTGAGGTGGTGCAGAGGCTACGGGACTTCTACCGGCCCTTCAACATGAAGTTCTACCAGATGACGGGACATAACTTTGGTTGGGATTGATGTGAAACTcataaaagacatttttttttttgttaatttgtcgagaagttatttttttttcctctgtaaTTCAATGGCAAGATGTGGAGATATTgctatatatatgtaaaatgtacagaaatctattttataataatttatttttatttctaagcAATTAATTCACTAAGCTGCCTAACCATATTTGTACATAACATCTGGCCCACGTGTTGTTTTTAACATTCCTCATTTTAATTTTCGCTCCTCCCTCGCGGTCCTGTAAACTCAGCGGATTTACCGGTGCTTCGTAATGCAGATAATCAGCGACGACTGAAGTAGAAATTAGGGTGGAAAATGTAAAAGCACCATAATACGGGTACAGAGTGCTCACAGAGAAGTGGAGAACACCTAACCACGTTGCATCCTCATTTACCTTTATCCTTTTCAAACCCTCTCATTCTTCTATAACGCGTTTCACTGCAACACAGTTATCTATAATCCAATTTTCCTGCACTGGCGCAGGCCTGAGCTGCAGATCTCATGTCCCCGTCCACTCAATAACAGTTAGATCAATAGGCCTAATTGATCCTCATTGTGTCACTCATGCTTAAAGTATACAGCTGCCCTTTCATTCTCAGTGCTCCTGCTGCCTGCTCTAATGAATGGCCCATCCATCAAACGTTAAATCCTATCCCGGACCACATAAGGGCCCATGTTAACATTATGCTAATCGGGTAAAGGTAACTGGCAGATCGATCGAGCCTCCGCTCTCTAACTCCCCCATTAGAAGCAGTGTTGGCTCAGAGCCAGCCTCTTGCCCTATCCGCGCAGTTCAAAGGTCACACAAAGTCTCAATCAAATTTCCTTGAGAGGCATTTGATTTGTTGGAggagagcggagctggagcaccGAGGGTCAGGGCGAGTGTGTGCCTTGTTttcacggtaaaaaaaaaagaaatctttgCGTGAGGTAGCGGAGGCTTATCTGTCAGGAATCGAGCGTAAAGATGGAAAAGATGACAGGCAAAACAACAACTTCGCCTCGCTGAAATCTTCAAACGCAAGTCCACCAGGCCCCATCTCAGATCCCAGAGATCAAATGAAGAGGAAAGGTTTTTGTGAAGCACTCTCAGCACAGCAAGAACTGCCTCAGGCAGAGGGACGGGGGTTCGACCTCTCTGGTGTCGTCAGAAAACCTCATGTGCCATCGTCCATGGCCTATATACTTTATGCCTTATTCACTCTCATCATCCTCACACGTCTCACAATCTCAACTCTCTACTTgttgccaaaaaaaacaaaaaaaccctCTGGGTTGATATCACACAGCTTGAGTCGCTATCTCTGCTTTTCCCCCTGCATcgcttctttttgttttttgttttttttctgtctttctactTGAATTCTTGATATGCAAGAGGGAGAAAACGCGTAGTTATCATTCTTTGATGCGATGCCCCATCTCTCTGCAGCGGCTATTATAAGGGCACAGGGAGGGAGGCGGGCCGTGTTATGCTATGTTACGCTGTGCTACGCTATGCTATGCATGCTCAATGTGGTGAAAATGCAGGGATAATGGGAATTAGCATCCAGAGGAGGGCTAAGCAGGGCCCAGGACTGAATGTACACAACCTATCCTCACACTAAAAAGACCCTCAAATCGATTTTTAAAGGTCAGATTGTCACTCAGTTTTTAGTTAAAAGTTACATTTAATTGTCCCTTGTGAAGAAAATGTTGTGCCTCTTTAACCAATACAACACAGTTAGCCTGCTCCTGTCATTAAGACAGAGAGAATGACCCCAATTCAGCTATTTCTCTTATTTTCCAGTTGCTGTCTGGTTTAGTCTCAAACCAGTGGTTGGTAGCAGAGGAGATGGAGGCTTCTCCTAGTGAAAATtcatcctctcttctctccttagTGCAATGtttgattattaaaaaaagcatttatGATGACCTCTCACATCCTGGAAGGAACGCCCCTGTTAATTGATGGAGAACTGCATTTGAATTCAAGTTCATGTAACTGAGGgaatatctgaaaaaacaaacaactggCACTCATGGGTTTACTCCGTGTTGCTGCATCGGTTACGGTTGAGTTTTATTCAACCTGTTTtgagatctaaaaaaaaaaaaatgttaaaaatgtttgtcttacccacatactataatatgtatTTAGACTAGCAGATCTGTAtgtacaaaaatgaaaaagacatgtaaatcaAGTATTTTGTGGTATGTACATCAAAGGAATTAATTTTACACAATGCAAAAGCAAAATGGAACAGATGTTTCTAGATGATTAAATACTGAACATTCAAAATATTTCTTTGtatgaagaaataaataaaaaagtatatattttaCCAAATCTTTTTGTGCCTGACTTTTATTTCCTTGATTCTCTCCCAgagtt
The genomic region above belongs to Sebastes fasciatus isolate fSebFas1 chromosome 20, fSebFas1.pri, whole genome shotgun sequence and contains:
- the hs3st3b1b gene encoding heparan sulfate glucosamine 3-O-sulfotransferase 3B1b, whose protein sequence is MEYSPVCHSLYALWCSNVKKKLLLLSIMFLIWVYMLYSCVGYCSTMPSLVVRTESSSRTDLVSRLLAKQQPWEDIESDYEEPSIRTAASRDLLDNELDRGAEDWEEEEDEKLKQQQRAPEPSAMSSFSNGSGSKKLPQALIIGVKKGGTRALLEFLRVHPDIRAVGAEPHFFDRNYDNGLEWYRELMPKTLEGQITMEKTPSYFVTREAPARISAMSRDTKLIVVVRDPVTRAISDYTQTLSKKPDIPSFESLTFKNRTTGLIDTSWSAIQIGIYAKHLDNWLQYFPMEQILFVSGERLISDPAGELGRVQDFLGLKRIITDKHFYFNQTKGFPCLKKAEGSSKPHCLGKTKGRTHPNIDPEVVQRLRDFYRPFNMKFYQMTGHNFGWD